One part of the Vicia villosa cultivar HV-30 ecotype Madison, WI linkage group LG6, Vvil1.0, whole genome shotgun sequence genome encodes these proteins:
- the LOC131610693 gene encoding peptidyl-prolyl cis-trans isomerase CYP19-3 — MSKNPKVFFDILIGKNKAGRVVMELFADAVPKTAENFRALCTGEKGIGQLGKPLHFKGSGFHRIIPDFMCQGGDFTRGNGTGGESIYGSKFADENFNLKHTGPGILSMANSGPNTNGSQFFICTSKTQWLDGKHVVFGKVVDGYSVVQEMEKVGSQNGRTSEPVVIEDSGEVKN, encoded by the coding sequence ATGTCGAAGAATCCGAAGGTTTTCTTTGATATTCTTATTGGAAAAAATAAAGCTGGGAGGGTAGTAATGGAACTTTTTGCCGATGCTGTTCCCAAAACAGCTGAGAATTTCAGAGCCCTCTGCACTGGTGAAAAGGGAATTGGACAATTAGGGAAGCCTCTACATTTCAAAGGATCTGGTTTTCATAGGATAATTCCTGATTTTATGTGTCAGGGAGGTGATTTTACGAGAGGGAATGGGACTGGTGGAGAGTCTATTTATGGGTCTAAGTTTGCAGATGAGAATTTCAATTTGAAGCATACTGGACCTGGGATTCTTTCCATGGCGAATTCTGGACCTAATACTAATGGTTCACAGTTCTTTATTTGTACTAGTAAGACTCAGTGGCTTGATGGAAAGCATGTTGTGTTTGGTAAAGTTGTTGATGGGTATAGTGTGGTTCAGGAGATGGAGAAGGTTGGTTCACAAAATGGTAGGACTTCGGAACCTGTTGTAATTGAAGATTCTGGAGAAGTTAAGAACTGA